The Pseudomonas fluorescens genome segment GGCGGCCACCAGGTTGAGCCAGGAAAATCAGATCGTTGGAATTCATAGCGTCCACATAGGCCCTGCGGGCCAGGATTTTACTGAAATGCTCGCGGGCAACCCGGGCGCGCGTGAAGACGCCCAACAATTGGTGCCCATCCTCTGCATCGACCGCGTCGCGCAAGGCGTCGAGGTCGCTGCGAAATGTATCGAGTGTGCGCAGGACAGCCTCGCGGTTGGCGAGAAAGATGTCATGCCACATGACCGGGTCGCTTCCGGCGATTCTTGTGAAATCGCGAAAACCACCCGCAGCGTAACGGAAGATCTCAAGGTTTTCATTGCGCTTGGCCAGCGAATCGACCAGACCGAAGGCCAGCAGGTGCGGCAGATGACTGGTCGCGGCCAGCACTTCATCGTGACGCTCGACCTGCATGTGCTCGACGTCGGCGCCCAGCTCGCGCCACAAGCGATCAACCACCGCCAGGGCAGCCGGATCGGTCTGCTCCAGCGGGGTCAGAATCACCTTGTGACGACGAAACAGCTCCGAGTTGGAGGCTTCCACCCCGCTCTGCTCGGAGCCGGCAATCGGATGGCCCGGCACGAAACGCGCCGGCATGCCGCCGAACGCTTCGGTCGCCGCGCGCACCACATTGCCCTTGGCGCTGCCGACATCCGTGAGGATCGCCTGACCCAGATCCATGCCGGCCAGGCGGGCCAGCACTTTTTCCATGGCCAGGATCGGCACCGCCAACTGAATCACGTCCGCGCCCTGGCAAGCCGCCACCAGGTCATCTTCGCAACGATCCACCACGCCCAACTCGACCGCCAGCTTGCGCGATTGCGGGTCGAGATCGACCCCGACCACTTCGCGGCACACGCCGCTCTCACGCAAGCCCTTGGCAAACGATCCACCGATCAACCCCAGACCGACCACCACCAGGCGCCCGATCATAGGTGCAGCAGATTGCAGCGCAGTGACATCACCCACGAGCCAAAACCTTGCGCAGCGCTTCGAGGAAGCGGCTGTTTTCCGCCGGCAGACCGATGGTCACCCGCAGATGGTTCGGCATGCCGTAGTTGGCCACCGGACGCACGATCACGCCTTCGCGCAGCAGGCCCTGGAACACCGGAGCCGCCACGTGACCGAGATCGACACAGATAAAGTTGCCCTTGGACGGAATCCAGCTCAGACCCAGCTCGCGAAAACCCGCTTCCAGCTGTTGCATGCCGGATTCGTTGAGCTGACGGCTCTGCGCCAGGTATTCCTCGTCCTTCAGTGCCGCACAGGCCGCAGCCAAGGCCAGGCTGTTGACGTTGAACGGCTGGCGTACACGATTCAGCACGTCTGCCACCACCGGGGTGGACAGCCCATAGCCAACGCGCAGTGCCGCCAGGCCATAAGCCTTGGAGAAGGTGCGCGAGACCAGCAGGTTCGGATAAGCCGCGAGGAAATCCAGGCCATCCGGCAGATCGCTGCCTTCGGCGTATTCGATGTAGGCCTCGTCCAGCACCACCAGCACGTGCTCCGGCACGTCCTGCAGGAACTCGTCCAGCGCCTCGGCGCCGAACCAGGTACCAGTTGGATTGTTCGGGTTGGCAATGAACACCACGCGCGTGTTGGCATCGATGGCGGCCAGCATCGCCGGCAAGTCATGGCCCCAGTCCTTGGCCGGCACGACCTTGGCCTGAGCACCGACTGCCTGGGTCGCAATCGGATAGACCGCGAACGCGTGCTCGCTGAACACCGCATTCAGGCCCGGCGCCAGATAGGCACGCGCTACCAGTTCGAGAATGTCGTTGGAGCCGTTACCCAGAGTCACCTGGTTCAGCTCGACGCGGCACTGCTCGGCCAGCAGGGATTTGAGCGCGAAACCGTTGCCGTCCGGATAGCGGGTCAGTTCGTCCAGCGCTTCGCGGATGGCGGCCAGCGCTTTCGGGCTGGCGCCCAACGGGTTTTCGTTGCTCGCCAGTTTGACGATGCTCGCCGGATCCAGATCCAGCTCGCGTGCCAGTTCGTCCACGGGCTTGCCCGGCACGTATGGCGAAAGTTGTTGCACGCCCGGCTGTGCCAGAGCGAGGAAGTTGCCACTCATTTGCTACCGCCCCTTAAAGAACTGCTTTCGGGTAGGAACCCAGCACCTTGAGTGCTACTGCTTCCTGACTGATCTTTTCCAGTACACCCTTGATCAGCGGATCACGGTGATGGCCGACGAAGTCGATGAAGAACACGTAGGTCCATTTGCCACTGCGCGACGGACGGGTTTCGATCCGGGTCAGGTCAATCCCGTTGTCATGGAACGGCACCAGCAGCTCGTGGAGCGCGCCGGGCTTGTTGCTCATGGACACGATGATCGAGGTCTTGTCGTCGCCGGTCGGCGGCACTTCCTGGTTACCGATCATCAGGAAGCGCGTGGAGTTGTCCGGGCGATCCTCGATCTTCTCCGCCAGACGGGTCAGGCCATACAGCCCGGCCGCCATGTCACCGGCGATCGCCGCCGAATTCCATTCGCCCTTGACCCGCTTGGCCGCTTCGGCGTTGCTGGCAACCGCCACGCGCTCGACATTCGGGTAATGGGCATCTAGCCACTTGCGGCACTGGGCCAGCGACTGGGCGTGAGAATAGATACGACTGATGCTGTCAGTCTTGGTGTTTTCACCGACCAACAGGTGGTGGTGAATCCGCAGTTCCACTTCGCCGCAGATCACCATGTCGTGCTCAAGGAAGCTGTCGAGGGTATGGTTGACCGCGCCTTCGGTGGAGTTCTCCACCGGCACCAC includes the following:
- the hisC gene encoding histidinol-phosphate transaminase — encoded protein: MSGNFLALAQPGVQQLSPYVPGKPVDELARELDLDPASIVKLASNENPLGASPKALAAIREALDELTRYPDGNGFALKSLLAEQCRVELNQVTLGNGSNDILELVARAYLAPGLNAVFSEHAFAVYPIATQAVGAQAKVVPAKDWGHDLPAMLAAIDANTRVVFIANPNNPTGTWFGAEALDEFLQDVPEHVLVVLDEAYIEYAEGSDLPDGLDFLAAYPNLLVSRTFSKAYGLAALRVGYGLSTPVVADVLNRVRQPFNVNSLALAAACAALKDEEYLAQSRQLNESGMQQLEAGFRELGLSWIPSKGNFICVDLGHVAAPVFQGLLREGVIVRPVANYGMPNHLRVTIGLPAENSRFLEALRKVLARG
- the pheA gene encoding prephenate dehydratase, translating into MSEQELKALRVRIDSLDEKILQLISDRARCAEEVARVKMASLAEGEQPVFYRPEREAQVLKRVMERNKGPLGNEEMARLFREIMSSCLALENPLKVAYLGPEGTFTQAAAMKHFGHAVISKPMAAIDEVFREVAAGAVNFGVVPVENSTEGAVNHTLDSFLEHDMVICGEVELRIHHHLLVGENTKTDSISRIYSHAQSLAQCRKWLDAHYPNVERVAVASNAEAAKRVKGEWNSAAIAGDMAAGLYGLTRLAEKIEDRPDNSTRFLMIGNQEVPPTGDDKTSIIVSMSNKPGALHELLVPFHDNGIDLTRIETRPSRSGKWTYVFFIDFVGHHRDPLIKGVLEKISQEAVALKVLGSYPKAVL